CAAATTCAGGTTGCTCGATCTTGTGTCCCACAGTGTTCGGACAAACCTTACCCTCGAAGAATTGAAAGCTTTGGCGTTCGAAGATTACAACTCTTACGAACTTGAAACACTTCGAATCCCGGTGTGGGGAACGTTTAGGGAAGAGACTGTCAACATCAACGGCGTTCCTTCGTTTGTTCTAAACGCGGACCTGGAGAAGAATAAGGAGTTATTGCAGAAGTTCCTCCTGGAATAACCACCGCTTGGTTTTTCAAATAGATGCAAGAGTCAACCGGTAACTTCCTCGAACAGGTTGAATAACTCCTGGCTTGTCGGTCTGTCGTTGTAGTACGGTCTTGTGCAGTAGGTGCAACCTGATGTGAGGTAGGCACGCCTACTTGCTTCTTCTGTTAACTCCGGTGGCATCTCCAAGTGCGTGATGTATCCGTTCTCATCAAATGAAATCTTGGGTTCAACACCACTTTCGAAGATGAGAAATCTCAGTAATTGAATTTTCCTGTATCTACTGAGAGAAGGCGCTGGATTACCTTCCAACCTCGTACCGCGTACGGGTGTGAACGCAAAGAGTGCAACTTCAACCCCGTAAGTCTTTAAGAGTTTGAAAATCTCGAAAATTTGAGCATCGGTTTCTCCAAGGCCCACGATGAGATGTGTTGTTATCCTTCCGGGAAAAATTTTTGAAGCTTCTAAGATTAACTCGATGGTGCGTTCAAAGTTCCCTCCGCGGAAGCGCTTGAAAAGTTCTGGGTCGGCCACATCCAGAGCGATTCCAAGGTTATCAACGCCCGCCTCAAAGTACTTTGTCACGTGTTTTAGGTTCGAAACCCTCGTCGATACGGAGATAAGTGGTCGTATTTCTGGGGATTTCGAAAGCGCATCGTTTAGTGAAGTAACTACGGTCAGAGCATCCTGATGTGCCTTCGGATAGTTAACAACCTGGAGGCAAACACGCCGAAAAACGCTGAACTTAAGCAAGCAAGATGTTTCAATCTCTTTCCATACGATTCTCGATAGGAATCTTCCGTCCGTCTTACTATTCCTTGCGTGCGTACAGTATGCGCAATCGTAAGCACACTTTCCGTCAAGCATTAAATAGGCGGTTGGCATCTTTGCCACGTCCATCTGACCGTTGATTATCTTCCAGGTCCAGTACGAAGCCCTGAGCTTCATCAGGCGATCTCCTCTTTTGCAAATTGTATTTCGTAGAGTTTGTAGTAAGCTCCGCGTTTTCTGAGCAATTCGAAGTGTTTACCTTCCTCGACTATTTTTCCAT
This portion of the Fervidobacterium thailandense genome encodes:
- a CDS encoding radical SAM protein; the encoded protein is MKLRASYWTWKIINGQMDVAKMPTAYLMLDGKCAYDCAYCTHARNSKTDGRFLSRIVWKEIETSCLLKFSVFRRVCLQVVNYPKAHQDALTVVTSLNDALSKSPEIRPLISVSTRVSNLKHVTKYFEAGVDNLGIALDVADPELFKRFRGGNFERTIELILEASKIFPGRITTHLIVGLGETDAQIFEIFKLLKTYGVEVALFAFTPVRGTRLEGNPAPSLSRYRKIQLLRFLIFESGVEPKISFDENGYITHLEMPPELTEEASRRAYLTSGCTYCTRPYYNDRPTSQELFNLFEEVTG